A genomic window from Ruminiclostridium cellulolyticum H10 includes:
- a CDS encoding class II D-tagatose-bisphosphate aldolase, non-catalytic subunit produces the protein MASLHPLKDLVLKQKQGIPVGIYSACSANEYVIEAAMERALKTGETVLIEATANQVNQFGGYTGMKPEDFKEFVFKIAQKVQFSTENLILGGDHLGPLTWKNENSDTAMEKSCELIRQYVLAGFTKIHIDTSMHLADDNINEKLDTGIIAERGAALCKVAEDAYAELLKRDKNALQPVYVVGSEVPIPGGSQEEEEGIQVTKVSDFEATVETFRQAFFKLGLQKAWENVIAVVVQPGVEFGDETIHEYNREAAKELCQALKKYPTLVFEGHSTDYQTPTALKEMVEDGIAILKVGPALTFALREGLFALSMIEEELFKYEPEIHLSNLINVFDEAMLQNPDNWKKHYHGSGSKIRFARRYSFSDRCRYYLPDVNVQKSVTRLLQNLKTVTIPLSLLSEYMPIQYRKVRNGELSNDPESLLKDRVVNCIDDYLYATKVK, from the coding sequence ATGGCTAGTTTGCATCCATTAAAGGATTTGGTTTTAAAACAAAAGCAAGGAATTCCAGTAGGAATATATTCGGCTTGCAGTGCAAATGAATACGTAATTGAAGCTGCAATGGAAAGGGCATTAAAAACCGGGGAGACTGTACTGATTGAAGCTACAGCAAATCAGGTAAACCAGTTCGGAGGTTATACAGGCATGAAACCGGAGGATTTTAAAGAATTTGTCTTTAAAATTGCCCAGAAAGTTCAATTTTCCACTGAAAACCTCATACTTGGAGGGGATCACCTAGGACCTCTTACATGGAAAAATGAAAATTCTGACACAGCTATGGAAAAATCCTGTGAATTGATAAGACAGTATGTTCTGGCAGGTTTTACAAAAATACATATAGATACCAGCATGCATCTGGCGGATGACAATATTAATGAAAAGCTTGATACGGGTATTATAGCTGAAAGAGGGGCGGCTCTTTGCAAGGTGGCGGAGGATGCATATGCTGAACTTTTAAAAAGGGATAAAAATGCTTTACAGCCAGTATATGTTGTAGGAAGTGAAGTGCCTATTCCCGGTGGAAGTCAAGAAGAGGAAGAGGGTATTCAGGTTACAAAGGTAAGCGATTTTGAAGCCACCGTTGAAACTTTCCGGCAGGCATTCTTCAAGCTTGGGCTGCAAAAAGCCTGGGAAAATGTTATCGCAGTTGTGGTACAGCCGGGAGTTGAGTTTGGAGATGAAACAATACATGAGTATAACCGTGAAGCGGCAAAAGAGCTGTGTCAAGCTTTAAAGAAATATCCTACGCTGGTTTTTGAAGGTCATTCCACAGACTATCAGACTCCTACAGCTCTTAAGGAAATGGTCGAGGACGGAATAGCCATTCTGAAGGTGGGACCGGCTTTAACTTTTGCATTGCGAGAAGGCTTGTTTGCACTCAGCATGATTGAAGAAGAACTTTTTAAATATGAGCCTGAAATACATTTGTCAAATCTTATTAATGTGTTTGATGAAGCAATGCTTCAAAACCCTGATAACTGGAAAAAGCACTATCATGGCAGCGGTTCAAAAATAAGGTTTGCCAGAAGATACAGTTTTTCGGACAGGTGCAGGTATTACCTTCCCGATGTTAATGTTCAGAAATCGGTAACAAGATTGCTTCAGAATTTGAAAACTGTAACAATTCCGCTTTCCCTACTGAGTGAATATATGCCTATCCAGTACAGGAAAGTAAGGAACGGAGAGCTTTCAAACGATCCTGAAAGCCTTTTGAAGGACCGTGTAGTTAATTGTATTGACGATTATTTATATGCCACCAAAGTAAAATAG
- a CDS encoding aldo/keto reductase, with product MSNDIINPDLVPQRILRGGDKMPAIGMGTFGSDRFSAEDIAAAVKGAAEVGFRLFDCAAVYGNEHLIGEVFEDIMKSGIKREELFITSKVWNDMHGKGDVMLSCAKTLKDLRLDYIDLYFVHWPFRNFHPKGAPPDYHNKDARPFSIEQYMETWYQMERLQKAGYVKHIGASNMTIPKLKELIKYATIMPSAIEMELHPCFQQPELFKFVLDHGIQPIGFCPIGSPTRPDRDKTSEDYIDIEDPVIVEIAKAHNVHPAVICIKWAVQRGQTPIPFSIYRNEYASNLRCAVEDPLTEEEMKKIEGVDKNCRLIKGQVFLWEGAKDWTDLWDVNGEITK from the coding sequence ATGAGTAACGATATAATCAATCCAGATTTAGTTCCCCAGAGAATATTACGTGGGGGAGACAAGATGCCTGCAATAGGCATGGGAACTTTCGGTTCGGACAGGTTTTCGGCCGAAGATATTGCAGCGGCAGTTAAAGGTGCGGCAGAAGTGGGCTTCAGATTGTTTGACTGTGCTGCGGTATACGGAAATGAGCATTTAATCGGAGAAGTTTTCGAAGATATTATGAAATCGGGAATCAAAAGAGAGGAATTGTTCATTACCTCAAAGGTATGGAATGATATGCACGGCAAAGGTGATGTAATGCTGTCCTGTGCAAAGACCTTGAAGGATTTGCGTCTTGACTATATAGATTTATATTTTGTTCACTGGCCATTCAGAAATTTCCACCCGAAGGGAGCCCCACCGGACTATCACAATAAGGATGCAAGACCATTTTCAATTGAACAGTACATGGAAACCTGGTATCAGATGGAAAGACTTCAGAAGGCCGGTTATGTAAAGCATATCGGTGCCTCCAACATGACAATTCCAAAGTTAAAGGAATTGATCAAATATGCTACCATCATGCCTTCTGCAATAGAAATGGAGCTCCACCCATGCTTCCAGCAGCCTGAATTATTCAAATTTGTGCTTGACCATGGTATTCAGCCTATCGGCTTCTGTCCTATCGGTTCTCCAACAAGACCGGATCGTGACAAGACTTCGGAGGACTATATAGATATAGAGGATCCAGTTATTGTTGAAATAGCAAAGGCACATAATGTCCATCCGGCTGTTATATGTATTAAATGGGCTGTTCAGAGAGGACAGACTCCTATACCGTTCTCAATCTACAGAAACGAATATGCAAGTAACCTTAGATGTGCGGTTGAAGACCCACTTACAGAGGAGGAAATGAAGAAAATCGAAGGTGTGGATAAAAACTGCCGTCTGATTAAAGGTCAGGTTTTCCTTTGGGAAGGAGCTAAAGACTGGACCGATCTGTGGGACGTTAATGGAGAAATAACAAAATAA
- a CDS encoding RbsD/FucU family protein gives MLKGIPSILTPELLKTLMEMGHSDEIVIADGNFPSGTFGKKVIRLDGHGVPEVLDAILKFFPLDPYVEKPVALMEVVPGDTVETPIWDVYKEIINRHEPQNNKIENIERFAFYERTKSAYAVIATSEAALYANIIIKKGVVVE, from the coding sequence ATGCTAAAGGGAATTCCTTCAATTTTGACCCCTGAACTTCTGAAGACTCTTATGGAGATGGGGCATAGTGATGAAATAGTTATTGCCGACGGAAATTTTCCTTCAGGTACATTTGGAAAGAAAGTAATACGATTGGATGGGCATGGTGTTCCCGAGGTATTGGATGCAATACTGAAGTTTTTCCCGCTTGACCCATATGTAGAAAAACCTGTAGCTCTGATGGAGGTGGTCCCCGGAGACACTGTGGAGACTCCCATTTGGGATGTTTACAAGGAAATAATAAATAGGCACGAACCACAAAACAATAAAATAGAAAACATAGAAAGATTTGCTTTTTATGAAAGAACCAAGAGTGCATATGCAGTTATAGCAACAAGCGAGGCTGCCCTCTACGCCAACATTATTATAAAAAAAGGTGTTGTAGTTGAATAG